One Streptomyces sp. NBC_00102 DNA segment encodes these proteins:
- a CDS encoding MurR/RpiR family transcriptional regulator, whose amino-acid sequence MGGSGPTPTATAGLQRLFEGRRLTPTQRRIAHSLVRRAADAPFLSSVELAELAGVSQPSVTRFAVALGFDGYPSLRRYLREAVPADTGREAGAEDPYAYNSYQQAVHAEIENLRHLSELLADPEPVERAGRLLAASSPLPVLGLRAASSQARGFGYFAAKVHPDVRVLDEGGSMLHDRIDTARRAGAEVLLCFALPRHPRETLDALGHARDQGLTTVTVADSSFAPVAALSDLLIPAPVGTGLAFDTACAPMLLGRVLLEAMCDGLPDAQARLEAFDARAAARGLFVE is encoded by the coding sequence ATGGGCGGGAGTGGACCCACCCCTACGGCGACGGCAGGCTTGCAGCGGCTCTTCGAGGGGCGGCGGCTCACCCCGACCCAGCGCCGGATCGCCCACTCCCTGGTGCGCAGGGCCGCCGACGCCCCCTTCCTGTCCAGCGTCGAACTCGCCGAACTGGCCGGGGTCAGCCAGCCCTCCGTGACCCGGTTCGCCGTGGCGCTCGGCTTCGACGGCTATCCCTCGCTCCGCAGATACCTGCGGGAGGCCGTGCCCGCCGACACCGGACGGGAGGCCGGCGCCGAGGACCCGTACGCGTACAACTCCTACCAGCAGGCCGTCCACGCCGAGATCGAGAACCTGCGCCACCTCTCCGAACTGCTCGCCGACCCGGAGCCCGTGGAGCGGGCCGGGCGGCTGCTCGCCGCGTCGAGCCCGCTGCCGGTGCTCGGTCTGCGCGCCGCCTCCTCGCAGGCCCGCGGGTTCGGCTACTTCGCCGCGAAGGTGCACCCCGACGTCCGGGTGCTCGACGAGGGCGGCTCGATGCTGCACGACCGCATCGACACCGCCCGCCGGGCAGGCGCCGAGGTGCTGCTCTGCTTCGCGCTGCCCCGCCACCCCAGGGAGACCCTGGACGCCCTCGGCCACGCACGGGACCAGGGGCTCACCACGGTGACCGTCGCAGACTCGTCCTTCGCCCCGGTCGCCGCGCTCAGCGACCTGCTCATCCCGGCCCCGGTCGGCACCGGCCTCGCCTTCGACACCGCCTGCGCCCCGATGCTGCTCGGCCGGGTCCTGCTGGAGGCCATGTGCGACGGGCTGCCGGACGCGCAGGCCCGGCTGGAAGCCTTCGACGCACGGGCGGCGGCGCGGGGGCTGTTCGTGGAGTAG